Proteins encoded within one genomic window of Halocatena marina:
- a CDS encoding Cdc6/Cdc18 family protein, which produces MDLRSRIRRRQHSGNDAQLILDYDAVNPAVHVEEPTGRGPVLEQLLDYTDPIFHGQLPSHAYVWGPSGSGKSAVITALLTQLDRLLCRSRTAIHTTTRARPDGTPAFVYVDARRARSDFGLYQTILDSVLEESVPEHGVGVDAISSWLSEHLEPRENRVLVAVDHVGEPDTYSLSELAGTLSPLNDSLSWIAVGRSPPDDLPEIPPEHIEIPAYDDHVLVDILTERASDGLSQRAVTHEQLRRIVRWGEGNAHNALAALLSAASVAVAHNRSRVIDEDIQTGMDAVPRPSVSLARVLCLSQNRQSVLRQLVDLDDTERASVDTTTETIAQTSGVNLSEATVKRFLYELAETGIIERVTNDTSPGIGRPPSRLEPRFPTLVFRQLYDLPS; this is translated from the coding sequence ATGGATCTGAGATCGCGCATTCGACGGCGACAGCACTCTGGCAACGACGCACAGCTCATACTCGATTATGACGCTGTCAATCCCGCTGTCCATGTCGAAGAGCCAACAGGTCGTGGTCCTGTCCTAGAACAGCTGCTCGATTACACTGATCCGATCTTTCACGGTCAGCTTCCTTCTCACGCTTACGTCTGGGGTCCATCTGGTTCGGGAAAATCAGCCGTCATCACAGCCCTTCTCACGCAGCTCGACAGACTCCTCTGTCGATCCCGGACGGCGATTCACACGACGACGCGTGCTCGACCGGACGGAACGCCGGCGTTCGTCTACGTCGACGCACGTCGTGCTCGAAGCGACTTCGGCTTGTATCAGACCATCCTCGATAGCGTGCTTGAGGAGTCAGTGCCAGAACACGGCGTCGGGGTCGATGCGATCAGTTCGTGGCTCAGCGAACATCTCGAACCGCGCGAAAACCGAGTGCTCGTTGCCGTCGATCACGTTGGTGAACCAGACACCTACTCGCTCTCGGAGCTCGCGGGGACGCTATCTCCGCTGAACGATTCACTCTCGTGGATCGCCGTCGGTCGGTCACCACCGGACGACCTCCCCGAAATACCTCCTGAGCACATCGAAATCCCTGCCTACGACGACCACGTTCTCGTCGATATTCTGACCGAGCGTGCCTCCGACGGCCTCTCTCAGCGAGCCGTCACGCACGAACAGCTGCGTCGCATCGTCAGATGGGGTGAGGGTAACGCACACAACGCACTGGCAGCACTGCTCAGCGCAGCGAGCGTCGCAGTCGCTCACAATCGATCTCGTGTTATCGACGAGGATATTCAGACAGGGATGGACGCTGTTCCGCGCCCCTCGGTATCGCTCGCTCGGGTGCTGTGTCTCTCACAGAATCGTCAGTCCGTGCTGCGTCAACTCGTCGATCTGGACGACACAGAACGGGCTTCTGTCGACACCACAACAGAGACAATAGCACAAACCTCCGGCGTCAATCTGTCAGAGGCGACGGTCAAGCGCTTCTTGTACGAACTCGCCGAAACCGGCATTATAGAGCGCGTGACAAACGATACATCTCCGGGCATCGGTCGACCGCCGAGCCGACTCGAACCTCGATTTCCGACGCTCGTCTTTCGTCAACTGTACGATCTCCCTTCATGA